The Cyclobacteriaceae bacterium genome includes a region encoding these proteins:
- the recQ gene encoding DNA helicase RecQ — MIVAEETDSLKAQLKEFFGYTSFRGNQEIVIKNILTGRNTFVIMPTGAGKSLCYQLPAMVKDGLAIVISPLIALMKNQVDQLNAYGIHARFMNSTLSKGEITRLKKDCISGSVKLLYVAPESLNKEENIAFLQKVNVSFVAIDEAHCISEWGHDFRPEYRKIKTMIAQLGDMPVIALTATATPKVQLDIQKNLQMEEADVFISSFNRKNLYYEVRPKKETKKQLIRFLKDHKGKSGIIYCLSRKKVEEIAQLLNVNGFKAAPYHAGLDPDVRVKNQDDFLNEETDIIVATIAFGMGIDKPDVRFVVHYDVPKSLEGYYQETGRSGRDGLEGICLMFYSHNDLNKLEKFNKDKTVQERENARVLLQEMEFYAESPICRRRQLLHYFGEEFMEGNCGSCDNCVHPRERFDGTESVKIVLEAVKQTNERFGLNHLVNVIRGIEDEYVKSYSHFDLKIYGVGGNEEADFWKSVVRQTLIYQYLEKDIDNIGVLRLSEKGKKFLAKSHAVELARDHDFTTAIENEEVSTDRVPANSKAYDEKLFEMLKVLRKQVAKQKNLPPYVIFQDPSLEEMATTYPTNKEDLAAVNGVGMGKVNKFGKDFLEVIQKYVDENDIETASDVIVKSSVNKSKIKIFIIQQIDRKIDLEEIAQSKSIPFEELLTEIENICYSGTKLNLDYYIDDVLDENKQDQIFDYFLNSETDSLEEAMNDNNNSDFSEEEMRLMRIKFLSEYAN, encoded by the coding sequence ATGATAGTGGCTGAAGAAACGGACTCATTAAAAGCTCAACTGAAAGAATTTTTCGGATACACCTCCTTTCGGGGAAACCAGGAAATAGTAATTAAAAATATATTAACAGGCCGGAACACTTTTGTGATCATGCCTACTGGCGCTGGTAAATCACTTTGTTATCAGTTACCTGCCATGGTAAAAGACGGTCTTGCCATCGTCATCTCTCCACTGATAGCGTTAATGAAGAATCAGGTGGATCAACTTAATGCCTATGGAATTCATGCAAGATTCATGAATTCAACTTTAAGTAAGGGAGAGATTACTCGACTTAAAAAAGATTGTATCAGCGGGAGCGTTAAGCTTTTATATGTAGCTCCGGAATCACTTAACAAAGAAGAAAATATTGCATTTCTTCAAAAAGTGAATGTTTCATTCGTGGCTATTGATGAAGCCCATTGTATCTCTGAATGGGGGCATGACTTTCGTCCTGAATATCGCAAGATCAAAACCATGATCGCTCAGCTTGGTGACATGCCTGTGATAGCATTGACAGCCACTGCTACTCCAAAAGTTCAGCTTGATATTCAAAAAAATCTTCAAATGGAAGAAGCTGATGTATTCATCTCTTCTTTCAATCGTAAGAATCTCTATTATGAAGTTCGCCCAAAAAAGGAAACAAAAAAGCAACTCATTAGATTCTTAAAAGATCACAAAGGAAAATCAGGCATCATTTATTGCCTTAGTAGAAAGAAGGTTGAAGAGATTGCCCAGTTGCTGAATGTCAATGGATTTAAGGCAGCTCCCTATCATGCAGGGCTTGATCCTGATGTACGTGTTAAAAATCAGGATGACTTTCTGAATGAGGAAACAGATATTATCGTAGCCACGATTGCCTTTGGGATGGGGATTGACAAACCAGATGTTCGGTTCGTTGTTCACTACGATGTACCCAAATCATTGGAAGGTTATTATCAGGAAACAGGACGATCAGGTCGTGACGGATTGGAAGGCATTTGCCTTATGTTCTATAGTCACAATGATCTTAACAAACTTGAAAAATTCAATAAGGATAAAACTGTTCAGGAGCGTGAGAACGCACGTGTACTTCTGCAGGAAATGGAGTTCTATGCTGAGTCACCTATTTGCAGACGTCGTCAACTACTTCATTACTTCGGAGAAGAGTTCATGGAGGGAAATTGCGGTTCCTGTGACAACTGTGTTCATCCAAGAGAGCGGTTTGATGGAACAGAGTCCGTTAAGATTGTTCTTGAAGCCGTAAAACAAACCAACGAACGTTTTGGCCTTAATCACCTGGTTAATGTTATCAGGGGTATTGAAGATGAATACGTAAAAAGTTACAGCCATTTCGATCTTAAAATTTATGGCGTCGGTGGAAATGAAGAAGCGGATTTTTGGAAATCAGTTGTTCGTCAGACACTGATCTATCAATACCTTGAAAAAGATATTGATAACATTGGCGTTCTGAGATTATCAGAAAAAGGAAAGAAATTTCTCGCGAAGTCTCACGCTGTTGAACTTGCACGTGATCACGACTTTACTACAGCAATTGAAAATGAAGAGGTTTCTACTGATCGTGTGCCCGCAAATTCCAAGGCATATGATGAGAAACTATTTGAAATGCTTAAGGTCCTGCGCAAGCAGGTTGCTAAACAGAAGAACCTCCCTCCTTATGTGATCTTCCAGGATCCGTCACTGGAAGAAATGGCGACAACTTATCCTACCAACAAGGAAGACCTTGCTGCCGTCAATGGTGTGGGAATGGGGAAAGTCAATAAATTCGGAAAAGACTTTCTTGAAGTCATCCAGAAATATGTTGATGAAAATGATATTGAGACAGCCTCTGATGTGATCGTAAAGTCATCGGTCAACAAATCAAAGATCAAGATCTTTATCATTCAGCAGATTGATCGCAAGATTGATCTTGAAGAGATCGCACAGTCAAAGAGCATTCCATTTGAAGAGCTGCTTACCGAAATTGAAAACATCTGTTATTCAGGAACAAAGCTTAATCTCGATTATTACATCGATGATGTTCTTGACGAAAATAAACAGGATCAGATTTTTGATTATTTCCTCAATTCCGAAACGGATAGTTTAGAAGAAGCCATGAACGACAACAACAATTCAGATTTCAGTGAAGAAGAAATGCGGTTGATGAGGATCAAGTTCCTGAGCGAATACGCCAATTAA
- the purD gene encoding phosphoribosylamine--glycine ligase, which translates to MNILLIGNGGREHALAWKIKQSPLSDHLYIAPGNAGTSLVGENLPISVTDFPSLAKACLDKKIGLVVVGPEVPLVKGIRDYFEKDPALKNILIVGPGANGAQLEGSKDFSKQFMVRNNVPTAKAKTFTASGIKEGLQYLADGKLPIVLKADGLAAGKGVIISNDLKEAQASLSEMLVDKLFGEASSQVLVEEFLDGIELSVFVLTDGEDYVILPEAKDYKRIGDNDTGPNTGGMGAVSPVAFADAAFMKKVEEKVIKPTIHGLKKEKIPYRGFIFFGLINVKGEPLVIEYNARMGDPETEAVMTRIDSDFLEVLIACAEGKLKNKNIVTHPDYAVTVMMVSGGYPGDYKKGNTISGLDTKHNALVFHAGTKNADGGVVNDGGRVLAVTGRGKGLEEARNNAYEAISGISWRDVSFRKDIGVDLLKIVKSGG; encoded by the coding sequence ATGAACATCCTTCTTATTGGTAATGGCGGTCGCGAACACGCGCTGGCATGGAAAATAAAACAAAGTCCTCTTTCCGATCATCTTTACATTGCCCCTGGAAATGCAGGAACTTCATTAGTCGGTGAGAATCTTCCGATATCCGTTACCGACTTCCCATCCCTTGCAAAAGCCTGCCTTGACAAAAAGATAGGACTAGTAGTAGTTGGTCCTGAAGTACCTTTAGTGAAAGGAATTCGCGATTACTTTGAAAAAGATCCTGCATTAAAAAATATTCTGATTGTTGGTCCAGGAGCAAACGGTGCTCAACTGGAAGGCAGCAAAGATTTCTCAAAGCAATTCATGGTGCGAAACAACGTACCAACTGCAAAAGCAAAAACCTTTACCGCTTCCGGAATTAAGGAAGGGCTTCAATACCTGGCTGATGGCAAACTTCCTATCGTCCTAAAAGCAGATGGATTAGCCGCCGGAAAAGGTGTGATCATCTCCAATGATCTTAAAGAGGCTCAGGCTTCCTTATCGGAAATGCTGGTAGATAAATTATTCGGAGAGGCAAGCTCACAAGTATTGGTAGAAGAATTTCTCGATGGTATTGAGTTATCTGTTTTCGTCCTTACCGATGGAGAAGATTATGTCATTCTTCCGGAAGCAAAAGATTATAAGCGCATTGGAGACAATGATACCGGTCCTAATACCGGGGGCATGGGTGCAGTCTCCCCTGTCGCCTTTGCGGATGCAGCTTTCATGAAGAAAGTTGAAGAGAAGGTTATCAAGCCCACCATACATGGCCTGAAAAAAGAAAAGATCCCTTACAGAGGATTTATATTCTTTGGTTTAATAAATGTCAAAGGAGAGCCGTTGGTTATTGAATACAATGCACGAATGGGAGATCCTGAAACTGAAGCTGTCATGACTCGAATTGATTCTGATTTTTTAGAGGTTCTGATCGCATGCGCAGAAGGAAAATTAAAAAATAAGAACATTGTAACTCATCCTGATTACGCCGTGACTGTAATGATGGTTTCCGGTGGATATCCTGGAGATTACAAAAAAGGAAATACTATTTCAGGTTTAGATACAAAGCACAATGCACTCGTCTTTCACGCCGGAACAAAAAACGCGGACGGGGGAGTTGTCAATGATGGCGGAAGAGTATTGGCGGTAACAGGGCGTGGAAAGGGATTGGAAGAGGCAAGAAATAATGCTTATGAGGCCATTTCCGGCATTTCCTGGAGAGATGTATCTTTCAGAAAGGATATTGGAGTAGATTTGTTAAAGATCGTGAAGAGTGGTGGTTGA
- a CDS encoding Signal peptidase-like protein, which yields MNVFDWLSNMEMPMADRFDVVEVRFKNGQKDFYRNTEKLDLTSGDAIIVEVQNGHHLGHVSLQGELVRLQMKKKNVANDGEIRKIYRLAHTKDLEKYEEVQKRELPSLHRGREIIRQMKLHMKLSDVEFQADNMKASFYYSADERVDFRELIKVLAGEFRVRVEMRQISLRQEAGRLGGIGVCGRELCCSTWLTDFKNVATSAARYQNLSLNPSKLSGQCGRLKCCLNYELETYMEALKHIPDVGRPLLTDKGEATLQKTDIFRKIMWFGYKEEAAWYPLNVDRVNEILSLNKEGRKPATLELNELVERAPVSVLNSDLDRLDKKFSTRGGSGKNKKKSRNRGRGGENRKGPGPGNNAKPSGPRNNPPAPKKP from the coding sequence ATGAACGTGTTCGATTGGTTGTCGAACATGGAGATGCCAATGGCAGATCGTTTTGATGTGGTCGAAGTTCGGTTTAAAAATGGCCAGAAAGATTTTTACAGGAATACAGAAAAACTTGATCTTACTTCAGGCGATGCCATCATTGTGGAAGTTCAGAATGGCCATCATCTAGGTCATGTTTCATTGCAGGGTGAGTTGGTACGCCTTCAGATGAAAAAGAAGAATGTCGCCAACGATGGAGAGATCAGAAAGATCTATCGCCTGGCGCATACAAAGGATCTTGAGAAATACGAAGAAGTACAAAAACGCGAACTTCCTTCATTGCATCGCGGTCGCGAAATCATACGTCAGATGAAACTTCATATGAAGCTTTCCGATGTAGAGTTTCAGGCAGATAATATGAAGGCAAGCTTTTATTATTCCGCTGATGAACGTGTTGATTTTCGTGAATTGATAAAAGTACTGGCAGGTGAATTCAGAGTACGCGTTGAAATGAGACAGATCAGTCTTCGTCAGGAAGCAGGTCGTCTTGGAGGCATTGGAGTTTGCGGTCGTGAGCTTTGCTGCTCTACGTGGCTGACAGACTTTAAGAACGTCGCTACGAGTGCGGCACGTTACCAGAATCTTTCTCTTAACCCAAGCAAACTCAGCGGCCAGTGCGGACGTCTGAAGTGCTGCCTCAATTATGAATTGGAAACTTACATGGAGGCTTTAAAGCACATTCCTGATGTAGGTCGTCCATTGCTGACCGACAAAGGAGAAGCCACACTGCAGAAGACTGATATATTCAGAAAGATCATGTGGTTTGGCTACAAAGAAGAGGCAGCATGGTATCCATTAAATGTCGATCGTGTAAATGAAATTCTTTCTCTTAATAAAGAAGGTCGTAAACCAGCGACACTTGAATTGAATGAATTGGTTGAAAGGGCACCTGTGTCTGTACTGAATAGCGATCTTGACAGACTTGACAAGAAATTCAGCACCCGTGGAGGAAGCGGAAAAAATAAAAAGAAATCACGCAACCGTGGACGCGGTGGAGAAAATCGTAAAGGACCTGGTCCTGGCAATAACGCCAAACCTTCCGGTCCAAGAAATAATCCTCCGGCACCAAAGAAACCATAG
- a CDS encoding gliding motility lipoprotein GldH: MKKSFLFSLLLLLVLGSCDSNRLYEDNVEFSDRSWKVIEEPRFEFIIPDTTSQYNIYYNVRNSLEYPYARIFVTYHLYDSTGKELSRKLINNDLFDQKTGKPFGDSGLGDLFDHQFPILQKNKFNYKGKFSIKLDQLMRQDTLKGVIAIGVRVEKVSKD, from the coding sequence ATGAAAAAGAGTTTCTTATTCTCATTGCTCTTATTACTTGTTCTTGGCTCATGCGACAGTAATCGTCTGTATGAAGATAATGTTGAATTTTCTGATCGAAGCTGGAAGGTTATTGAAGAGCCACGATTTGAATTTATCATTCCGGACACCACTTCTCAATACAACATTTATTACAATGTGCGTAACTCACTTGAATATCCTTACGCGCGGATCTTTGTGACATATCATCTGTACGATTCTACCGGTAAGGAGCTTTCAAGGAAGTTAATCAACAATGACCTTTTTGATCAGAAGACAGGAAAGCCTTTTGGAGATAGCGGACTTGGGGATCTTTTCGATCATCAGTTTCCAATTCTTCAAAAAAATAAATTCAACTACAAAGGAAAATTCTCAATCAAACTTGATCAGTTGATGCGCCAGGATACACTAAAAGGTGTGATCGCCATAGGTGTACGTGTTGAAAAGGTGTCTAAAGATTAA
- a CDS encoding HAMP domain-containing histidine kinase: MQIRSRLTLLFSVSVCALLFLSFLLIYFFADRFNRQQFHDRLNDKAVTSATLLLRVDEVDSALLKTIDRARRDALFGENITVYDQENKEIYTNNDTVYFEITPVLLKSIRSSGKKYFNQRGFEIIGLDFRNEGQHYVVVAGAIDINGTQQLANLRVLLIILFGAMLAIVSIVGWIYAGRALKPVNNLIGEIQAISIDDLRYRISERKYNDEIGKLIIIFNKLLTRIEKAFSLQKAFVSNVSHELKNPLTKITSQLEVTLLKERSLEEYKKTTESVLEDIKDLNMLSGSLLDLAFLHENETVAMTDLRIDEVLWEVLENVTSLNSDYQTEITTLNLPEDEEKLYMSGNLYLLKVAFQNVIENACKFSPDHKANISFNYSGEQFEIRISDNGPGIDQNDLENIFQPFYRADRTSKIKGYGIGLSLSHRIITLHNGTICVLSQTGAGTTVLVSFRADSHSNMFLMAKKE, translated from the coding sequence ATGCAAATCAGATCCAGACTTACACTGTTGTTTTCAGTTTCTGTCTGTGCTCTTCTCTTCCTTTCTTTTCTGTTAATCTATTTTTTTGCAGATCGCTTCAACCGTCAGCAGTTTCATGATCGTCTGAATGATAAGGCTGTGACTTCAGCCACATTGCTTTTGCGGGTTGATGAAGTGGATTCTGCGCTCCTTAAAACTATTGACCGTGCAAGAAGAGATGCATTGTTTGGTGAGAACATCACGGTTTATGATCAGGAAAATAAAGAGATATACACGAACAATGACACTGTATATTTTGAAATCACACCAGTACTGCTGAAAAGCATCCGTTCTTCCGGTAAGAAGTACTTCAATCAAAGGGGATTTGAAATCATAGGGCTTGACTTCAGAAATGAAGGCCAGCACTATGTTGTGGTTGCCGGAGCAATCGATATCAATGGGACTCAGCAACTTGCCAATCTTCGTGTCCTTCTGATAATATTGTTCGGTGCAATGTTGGCGATTGTTTCAATAGTGGGATGGATTTATGCCGGCCGTGCCCTGAAGCCTGTCAATAATCTAATCGGAGAAATACAGGCGATATCAATTGATGATTTACGTTATCGCATCAGTGAGCGAAAGTATAATGACGAAATTGGAAAGCTCATCATTATATTTAATAAACTGTTAACCCGCATTGAAAAAGCCTTCTCCCTTCAAAAAGCTTTTGTTAGCAATGTCTCTCATGAGCTGAAAAATCCTCTTACAAAGATCACCTCCCAACTTGAGGTGACCTTATTAAAAGAGAGATCATTGGAGGAGTATAAAAAGACCACAGAATCCGTATTGGAAGACATTAAGGATCTCAATATGCTTTCTGGTAGTTTACTCGATCTGGCATTCCTGCATGAAAATGAAACCGTGGCGATGACAGATCTGCGCATTGATGAAGTGCTCTGGGAAGTACTTGAGAATGTCACCTCCCTTAATTCAGATTATCAGACAGAGATCACAACACTGAATCTTCCGGAAGATGAAGAAAAACTATACATGTCCGGAAATTTATATCTCCTCAAAGTAGCTTTCCAGAATGTTATTGAGAATGCCTGTAAATTCTCACCGGACCATAAGGCCAACATCTCGTTTAATTATTCAGGAGAACAGTTTGAAATCCGTATTTCTGACAATGGACCCGGTATTGATCAAAACGATCTTGAGAATATATTTCAACCCTTTTACCGCGCTGATCGCACCTCCAAGATCAAGGGCTACGGAATAGGACTATCACTGAGCCATCGGATTATAACCCTTCACAATGGAACTATATGCGTATTGTCACAGACCGGAGCTGGAACCACCGTATTGGTGAGTTTCCGAGCAGATTCTCATTCTAATATGTTTCTAATGGCAAAGAAGGAATGA
- a CDS encoding response regulator transcription factor translates to MKILLIEDELKTVTFIKRGLEENAYEVDTAVDGVSGRDLALSQSYDLIISDIILPGLDGLSLCKELRKAKIQTPLLMLTALGGADHVVEGLDSGADDYLSKPFEFKELLARIRTLSKRFTRGAENQGVLSFSNIEMDLESKRVKRGDQEITLTAKEFALLEFFLRNQGKVLPRAEIAKKVWNLDFDTRTNMVEVYVNYLRKKVDRDFDKKLIHTQFGMGYILKEE, encoded by the coding sequence ATGAAGATCTTGCTGATTGAAGACGAATTGAAGACGGTGACATTTATCAAGCGCGGCCTTGAAGAGAATGCTTATGAGGTAGACACTGCGGTGGATGGAGTTTCGGGACGTGATCTTGCATTAAGTCAATCGTACGACCTTATCATCAGTGATATTATTCTCCCTGGTCTCGATGGCCTGTCACTATGTAAGGAATTACGAAAAGCAAAAATTCAAACGCCACTATTGATGTTAACAGCTCTGGGTGGTGCCGATCATGTTGTTGAAGGTCTCGATAGTGGAGCAGATGATTACCTTTCAAAGCCTTTTGAGTTCAAAGAACTATTAGCAAGAATCCGAACACTTTCTAAGCGTTTCACAAGAGGAGCTGAAAATCAAGGTGTTTTATCATTCTCAAATATTGAAATGGACCTTGAATCGAAGCGTGTAAAAAGAGGTGACCAGGAGATCACATTGACCGCAAAGGAGTTTGCGCTTCTTGAGTTTTTTCTCAGAAATCAAGGAAAGGTTCTGCCCCGGGCGGAAATCGCCAAGAAGGTATGGAATCTGGATTTTGACACCAGAACCAACATGGTGGAGGTATATGTTAATTATCTTAGAAAAAAAGTTGATAGGGATTTTGATAAGAAACTAATTCATACTCAGTTTGGCATGGGATATATCCTAAAAGAAGAATAA
- the secDF gene encoding protein translocase subunit SecDF yields the protein MRNKGVVIILGILITLLCLYYLSFTFVSRRVNQDAINFATDKSGALSLTKKQKYLDSLWNQPVYNLFGVEYTYKEVKENELSLGLDLQGGMHVVLEISPVEIIRGLSGNNQDPSFTAALQKARDQQKKSEANFADLFYAAFKEANPDKSLASLFVSSANKGRVSLSDSDNTVLKFLKEEIESAIDRSFTILKTRIDQFGTSAPNIQRLQGTGRIQIEIPGADNPQRVRKLLQGVARLEFWEIVEYSDPQLSQALMGVNQMLLKEQNSRKASLTSATTTTTQGDAKADSSASALEKQLNKVATDTTGNSLDSLASLSMSPLFALSNQGVPFLYNVKDTSAINKLLKREDVRAFIPRTIGWFWDVKSEPETTPGVEDLRLNFVNLGRNGKPLLTGEVINDARLDYDQFARPAVSMTMSAAGSKTWAKVTAAASTKTPQGRIAIVLDNYVYTAPTVQGEIPNGNSQITGSFELEEAKDLALVLKAGSLPAPTRIVEEAIIGPTLGKVAWNQGIISMGCGLIITMLFMVAYYSRGGWVANFALLFNIFFILGILAQLNAALTLPGIAGIVLTMGMAVDANVLIYERIKEELRAGRKLREAIAKGYERAFSSIFDSNLTTFLTGMFLFIFGQGPLRGFAIVLMIGIATSFFSAVYISRVVIEFLVRKGDEAKVSFETPLSGMMNRHLSYDFIGNRKKAYLFSASFITLGIILIFIQGLNLGVDFKGGRSYIVTFNSPVESTNVRNALVSSFENSSTEVKNYGGNNVMKVTTSYLIDDESDAADDQVKGALIKGVQGFTGLQYAVDDSKVDAQHFTISSSTKVGPTIADDIKGSALEAGLFSIIGIFLYILVRFRKWQYSTGAIIALIHDSLFVLSAFAIAGALGFSFEIDQIFVAAILTIIGYSINDTVIIFDRIREYLSFGSSHDEIKIFNNAINSTLSRTLITSGTTLIVVVVLLFFGGEVLRGFSFALFVGIMIGTYSSIFIAAPIVVDFDSKKLNEPTAA from the coding sequence ATGCGTAATAAAGGAGTAGTCATTATTCTGGGGATTCTAATAACCCTTCTATGCCTGTATTATCTCTCGTTCACATTTGTGTCACGCAGGGTAAATCAGGATGCGATCAACTTTGCCACTGACAAGTCGGGGGCTTTAAGCCTCACTAAAAAACAGAAGTATCTTGATTCTCTCTGGAATCAACCCGTGTACAACCTTTTTGGAGTTGAATACACATATAAGGAAGTAAAGGAAAATGAATTGAGTCTTGGTCTCGACTTGCAAGGTGGAATGCACGTTGTGTTGGAGATTTCTCCGGTGGAGATTATCCGCGGATTAAGCGGTAACAATCAGGATCCTTCTTTTACTGCAGCACTTCAAAAAGCACGTGATCAGCAAAAGAAAAGCGAGGCTAATTTCGCAGATCTTTTTTACGCAGCTTTCAAGGAAGCAAATCCTGATAAGTCCCTTGCCTCTTTGTTCGTCTCTTCAGCTAACAAGGGGCGTGTAAGCCTTTCTGATTCTGATAACACAGTTTTAAAATTCTTAAAGGAAGAAATTGAAAGTGCAATTGATCGTTCATTCACGATCTTAAAAACGCGTATTGACCAGTTCGGAACATCTGCACCAAACATTCAAAGACTTCAGGGAACGGGTCGCATTCAGATCGAAATTCCAGGTGCTGATAATCCTCAGCGTGTAAGAAAATTATTGCAGGGTGTTGCCCGTCTTGAATTCTGGGAGATCGTGGAGTACAGTGATCCCCAACTGAGCCAGGCTTTGATGGGAGTGAATCAAATGCTTCTTAAGGAACAGAATTCCAGGAAAGCCAGCCTCACATCAGCAACTACCACAACGACACAAGGCGACGCAAAAGCTGATAGCAGTGCGTCAGCTCTTGAGAAGCAATTGAATAAAGTTGCAACTGATACAACAGGAAATTCACTTGACTCGCTGGCGAGCCTTAGCATGTCGCCTTTGTTTGCGTTGAGCAACCAGGGAGTTCCTTTCCTTTATAATGTTAAAGACACTTCTGCTATTAATAAACTATTGAAAAGAGAAGATGTAAGAGCATTTATTCCACGCACGATTGGTTGGTTCTGGGATGTAAAATCAGAACCGGAAACTACACCGGGTGTTGAAGACCTTCGATTGAATTTTGTAAATCTTGGTCGTAATGGAAAGCCATTACTGACAGGAGAGGTGATCAATGATGCGCGCCTTGATTATGACCAGTTTGCACGTCCTGCTGTAAGTATGACCATGAGCGCTGCCGGTTCAAAGACATGGGCGAAGGTTACTGCTGCAGCTTCTACTAAAACACCGCAAGGAAGAATTGCAATCGTACTTGATAATTATGTTTATACAGCACCAACCGTTCAGGGAGAAATTCCAAATGGAAACTCTCAGATCACAGGATCATTTGAGCTTGAGGAAGCGAAAGATCTTGCTCTGGTCTTAAAAGCGGGCTCTTTGCCAGCACCTACCAGAATTGTTGAGGAGGCTATTATTGGACCAACATTGGGTAAGGTGGCCTGGAATCAGGGTATTATCTCCATGGGTTGTGGTTTGATCATCACAATGCTGTTCATGGTTGCGTATTATTCAAGAGGTGGTTGGGTTGCAAATTTTGCTTTGTTATTTAACATCTTCTTTATTCTTGGAATTCTGGCGCAGCTTAATGCGGCACTAACATTACCGGGTATCGCGGGTATAGTTCTGACGATGGGTATGGCGGTTGATGCGAACGTATTGATTTATGAACGTATTAAGGAAGAGTTAAGAGCCGGAAGAAAATTAAGAGAGGCTATTGCAAAAGGTTATGAAAGAGCCTTCTCTTCCATCTTTGACTCGAATCTTACAACATTCCTTACAGGTATGTTCCTGTTTATTTTCGGACAAGGACCACTAAGAGGTTTTGCGATCGTATTAATGATTGGTATTGCTACTTCATTCTTCTCGGCGGTTTATATCTCACGCGTTGTGATTGAATTTTTAGTGCGTAAGGGAGATGAAGCGAAAGTTTCATTTGAAACCCCACTTTCGGGAATGATGAACCGTCATCTTTCGTATGACTTTATCGGTAACAGGAAGAAAGCTTATTTATTCTCGGCTTCATTTATCACACTTGGAATTATTCTCATCTTCATTCAAGGTTTGAACCTTGGTGTTGACTTTAAAGGTGGTCGTTCTTATATCGTGACGTTCAATAGTCCGGTAGAGTCGACCAACGTAAGAAACGCACTGGTGTCAAGCTTCGAGAACTCGAGTACAGAGGTTAAGAACTATGGCGGAAACAATGTCATGAAGGTAACAACCTCATACTTGATCGATGATGAGTCTGATGCTGCCGATGATCAGGTGAAGGGAGCTCTCATCAAAGGAGTCCAGGGATTCACAGGGTTGCAGTATGCAGTGGATGACTCCAAGGTTGACGCACAGCACTTCACTATCTCTTCTTCGACTAAAGTAGGTCCTACCATTGCAGATGACATTAAGGGCTCCGCATTGGAAGCTGGACTATTCTCCATTATCGGAATTTTCCTTTACATCCTGGTGAGATTTAGAAAATGGCAGTACAGCACGGGTGCAATCATCGCTTTGATCCATGATTCACTTTTCGTGTTATCTGCATTCGCTATCGCTGGAGCTCTCGGATTTTCTTTTGAGATCGATCAGATCTTTGTTGCAGCGATCCTGACGATCATTGGTTACTCAATCAATGACACTGTGATCATCTTTGACCGTATTCGTGAGTATCTGAGCTTTGGATCAAGTCACGATGAGATCAAAATATTCAACAATGCGATCAATAGCACATTGAGTCGTACATTGATTACGTCTGGAACTACGTTGATCGTGGTGGTGGTGTTATTGTTCTTTGGAGGTGAAGTATTGAGAGGTTTCTCTTTCGCTCTTTTCGTAGGTATTATGATAGGAACGTACTCTTCGATCTTCATTGCAGCACCAATTGTGGTTGACTTTGATAGCAAGAAGCTGAATGAGCCAACAGCTGCTTAA
- a CDS encoding uridine kinase — MKKPFTIGITGGSGSGKTFFLQGLSSSFTSNELCLISQDNYYKLRSEQPIDENGVKNFDLPESIDRETFRQDLIQLKAGRDVIKKEYTFNNPAAEPRMLTFKAAPILVVEGLFVQYFEEISQELDLKIFVEAKDHVKLGRRIRRDQVERGYDLDDVLYRYQHHVMPVYESLIEPLKYNCDLVIPNNRHFDQALLVLVGYLKTLL, encoded by the coding sequence ATGAAGAAACCCTTCACCATTGGCATTACCGGCGGAAGCGGATCAGGAAAGACTTTCTTCCTGCAAGGACTTTCATCCTCTTTTACTTCCAATGAACTTTGTCTTATTTCTCAGGATAATTATTACAAGCTTCGCAGTGAGCAACCCATCGATGAGAATGGCGTCAAAAATTTTGACCTTCCTGAATCGATCGACAGAGAAACTTTTCGTCAGGACCTTATTCAATTGAAAGCTGGTCGTGATGTTATAAAGAAAGAATATACTTTTAATAATCCTGCCGCAGAACCCAGAATGCTCACCTTCAAAGCTGCACCTATCCTTGTGGTGGAAGGATTGTTTGTTCAGTATTTCGAAGAGATATCTCAGGAGCTTGATTTGAAAATTTTTGTGGAAGCAAAGGATCATGTAAAGCTTGGAAGAAGGATACGTCGTGATCAGGTAGAGCGTGGGTATGATCTTGACGATGTTTTGTATCGTTATCAGCATCATGTGATGCCCGTTTACGAATCACTGATTGAGCCATTGAAATACAACTGTGATCTTGTGATTCCAAACAACCGCCACTTCGATCAGGCACTTCTCGTTTTGGTAGGATATTTAAAGACCCTTCTGTAG